In Patagioenas fasciata isolate bPatFas1 chromosome 2, bPatFas1.hap1, whole genome shotgun sequence, a single window of DNA contains:
- the GTPBP4 gene encoding GTP-binding protein 4: MALYNFKKITVVPSAKDFIDLTLSKTQRKTPTVIHKHYQIHRIRHFYMRKVKYTQQNYHDRLTQILTDFPKLDDIHPFYADLMNVLYDKDHYKLALGQINIAKNLIDNVAKDYVRLMKYGDSLYRCKQLKRAALGRMCTIIKRQKQSLEYLEQVRQHLSRLPTIDPNTRTLLLCGYPNVGKSSFINKVTRADVEVQPYAFTTKSLFVGHMDYKYLRWQVVDTPGILDHPLEDRNTIEMQAITALAHLRAAVLYVMDVSEQCGHNLEEQVELFRNIKPLFANKPLIIVANKCDVKRIAELPEESQKIFENFEAEGFSVIETSTLTEEGVIQVKTEACDRLLAHRVDTKMKGNKVNEVLNRLHLAMPTKRDNKERLPFIPEGVVARKKRMEVDTPKRKLERDIELEMGDDYILDLQKYWDLMNSSEKYDKIPEIWEGHNILDYIDPDIMRKLEELEKEEELREAAGEYDSEPESEDEEMMEIRQLAKQIREKKKLKILQSKEKDTRGPRMPRTAKKVQRKVLEKEMTDLGLDMTNKDDAHYVRRSRSATRKRKRDESETPKSVARSRSCSRTPRDVSGLRDEKMVKKVKTMAKKAQKKMNRLGRKGESDRHIFDLKPKHLLAGKRKSGKTQRR; encoded by the exons ATGGCGCTCTACAACTTCAAGAAGATCACGGTGGTGCCGTCCGCCAAG GACTTCATAGATTTGACATTGTCAAAGACTCAGCGGAAGACTCCAACTGTCATTCATAAACATTATCAAATACATCGGATTCGACATTTTTACATGCGAAAAGTCAAATATACTCAACAGAATTACCATGATAGACTCACTCAGATCTTAACAGATTTCCCAAAGTTAGAT gATATTCATCCTTTTTATGCGGATTTGATGAATGTTCTCTATGACAAAGATCACTACAAGCTGGCTTTGGGCCAGATTAATATTGCCAAGAATCTCATTGACAA TGTTGCTAAAGACTATGTGCGGCTGATGAAATACGGTGATTCCCTTTACCGCTGCAAACAGCTGAAACGTGCTGCTCTGGGACGAATGTGCACCATTATCAAAAGACAGAAACAAAGCTTGGAGTATTTGGAGCAAG TGCGACAACATTTGTCTCGTTTGCCAACCATTGATCCCAATACACGAACTCTTCTGTTGTGTGGCTACCCAAATGTTGGAAAATCCAGCTTTATAAATAAG GTTACAAGAGCAGATGTAGAAGTGCAGCCTTATGCCTTTACCACAAAATCTCTCTTTGTGGGACATATGGATTATAAGTATCTACGTTGGCAG GTAGTAGATACTCCTGGTATTTTGGATCATCCCTTGGAGGACAGGAACACCATCGAGATGCAGGCTATCACTGCGCTGGCACATCTTCGTGCTGCTGTGCTTTACGTGATGGATGTGTCTGAGCAGTGTGGCCATAATCTGGAGGAGCAAGTAGAGCTTTTCAGAAATATTAAACCGCTGTTTGCTAATAAG cCACTTATAATTGTTGCAAACAAATGTGATGTGAAGAGGATTGCAGAGCTTCCCGAAGAGAGTCAG aaaatatttgaaaattttgaAGCAGAAGGATTTTCTGTAATAGAGACAAGTACCCTAACAGAAGAAGGTGTAATCCAGGTTAAAACAGAG GCCTGTGACAGATTGTTGGCCCATCGTGTTGATactaaaatgaaaggaaataaagtGAATGAAGTATTGAATAGATTACACTTGGCCATGCCAACTAAGAGAGATAACAAG GAGCGGTTGCCTTTTATACCTGAGGGAGTCGTAGCACGGAAGAAGCGCATGGAAGTAGACACACCCAAGAGGAAACTG GAGAGAGATATTGAGCTTGAAATGGGGGATGACTATATTTTGGATCTTCAGA aatactGGGACTTAATGAATTCATCTGAAAAATATGATAAGATACCAGAGATATGGGAAGGTCATAATATACTTGACTACATTGATCCAGATATAATGAGA AAACTGGAAGAAttagagaaagaggaagagctgagagaagctgctggagaaTATGACAGCGAACCAGAAAGTGAGGATGAAGAAATGATGGAAATCCGGCAGTTGGCAAAACAGATCCGagaaaagaagaaactgaaaatccTGCAGTCAAAGGAAAAAGATACTCGAGGTCCAAGGATGCCCAGAACAGCTAAAAAG GTCCAGCGGAAGGTGCTAGAGAAAGAAATGACTGATCTTGGACTTGACATGACTAATAAAGATGAT GCACATTATGTGAGAAGGTCCCGTAGTGCTACAAGAAAACGTAAACGTGATGAGTCTGAAACCCCTAAATCTGTGGCACGCAGTCGCAGCTGCTCTCGCACACCACGGGATGTTTCTGGCCTTCGTGATGAAAAG aTGGTGAAGAAGGTCAAGACTATGGCAAAGAAAGCTCAGAAGAAAATGAATCGCCTGGGCAGGAAGGGAGAGTCGGACAGACACATATTTGACTTGAAGCCAAAACACCTGCTGGCTGGAAAGAGAAAATCTGGTAAAACACAGAGAAGATAA
- the LOC139827299 gene encoding Friend virus susceptibility protein 1-like encodes MPWLFKKKPPGTGEASRVTPHIPGWPRTEPWTPVAALLYELAPPEEWPEIEEGGVVTPQGIEAAILKFPWRAACKSSRKLAGRLGWLFVAGLRSLNREVVVLRSKVADLEKEIVTLKDATETLREAKAIAHEVIASQSERCSGLQDKVDCLVARIANKRRDKHGSRRVSISEVRALTMKHSWDPNEWDGNICSASSDSEVEFELDSDSNGRDVVQARPLLQMMGKLEQADGRVQLARTSTPKELREFLELYQQKNGEDILEWLLRAWDNGAASIHLLAAEKDLLCPISKNDSIQREFVHLRNIRNADGQDITAPTVYQWLCAAVLRTHTDPRELMSSLSSWSTISDGITLLRQMGMAHALLTGTSPDNIPITRSIRMELLKGAPVSVKPCLISTIQAAACNVGALVTAMKDLEIVLSGPSVRMVNKGKSAKSKGSTAQVTRKQMGHDLLQAGVPRSELSGLSTAELFCRWRKLIPTAKSQPIPARRPPRTLPPPRLPLQSKALLGSCLNCGTEGSAGPPRLPPL; translated from the coding sequence atgccgtggctttttaaaaaaaaaccaccagggacaggggaggcctcacgGGTGACTCCCCATATTCCAGGGTGGCCCAGGACGGAGCCCTGGACCCCCGTGGCTGCTCTTCTGTATGAATTGGCTCCGCCGGAGGAATGGCCAGAGATTGAGGAAGGGGGGGTGGTTACTCCTCAGGGAATTGAAGCGGCCATactaaagtttccatggagagcggcttgtaaatcttctcgcaagttagcgggaagattgggatggcTATTTGTTGCTGGTCTTAGATCTCTTAATCGTGAAGTTGTTGTATTACGGAGTAAAGTCGCAGATTTAGAGAAGGAAATTGTGACTTTAAAGGATGCAACTGAGACTTTGCGAGAGGCAAAGGCGATAGCACATGAAGTAATTGCATCTCAATCAGAGCGCTGCTCTGGGTTGCAGGACAAGGTGGACTGTTTGGTAGCGCGTATTGCTAATAAACGGCGAGATAAACATGGGTCACGTAGAGTTTCGATTTCCGAGGTTCGTGCTCTCACCATGAAACATTCCTGGGATCCCAacgaatgggatggaaatatttgcagtgcATCCTCGGATTCTGAAGTTGAATTTGAGTTGGATTCAGATTCAAATGGAAGGGACGTGGTGCAGGCACGACCCCTCCTACAGATGATGGGAAAGCTGGAACAGGCAGATGGGAGGGTACAGCTTGCACGTACTTCTACTCCGAAAGAGTTAAGAGAGTTTTTGGAGCTTTATCAGCAAAAAAATGGGGAAGATATACTGGAGTGGCTTTTGCGAgcctgggataatggagctgcatcAATCCACTTGTTAGCGGCTGAAAAGGATCTGTTATGTCCTATATCTAAGAATGATTCGATACAAAGAGAATTTGTCCATCTGCGGAATATTAGAAATGCAGATGGACAAGACATTACCGCACCTACAGTATATCagtggttgtgtgcagcagttttaagaaCACATACAGACCCTAGGGAGTTAATGTCTTCTCTCAGTAGCTGGTCTACAATATCAGATGGTATCACTTTGCTACGGCAAATGGGAATGGCTCACGCATTGTTGACGGGGACTAGTCCAGATAATATACCGATCACAAGAAGTATCAGAATGGAATTGTTGAAGGGAGCACCTGTCTCGGTGAAACCTTGCCTTATATCAACAATACAAGCTGCTGCGTGTAATGTAGGTGCTCTGGTGACTGCCATGAAAGATCTTGAAATTGTGCTCTCAGGACCCTCTGTCCGAATGGTGAACAAGGGaaagtcagcaaaatcaaaaggGTCTACAGCACAGGTGACGAGGAAACAGATGGGGCATGACCTTTTACAGGCTGGCGTCCCACGGTCGGAACTAAGTGGGCTGTCAACAGCAGAACTGTTTTGCCGCTGGCGAAAGTTAATACCTACAGCAAAAAGCCAGCCGATTCCAGCCCGTCGGCCCCCCcgcaccctccctccaccccgcCTGCCGCTTCAAAGCAAGGCGCTGCTTGGCAGTTGCCTAAACTGCGGAACTGAAGGTTCGGCGGGTCCCCCGAGGTTGCCGCCACTGTAG